CGACCAAGGGCAAGGCCAACCCGGCGCAGGTGAACGAACTGCTGAAGAAGAAGCTGTCCTGAGTCGACAGATCAATTGAGTTGACCGGCAACGGCTCGGGCTGAACGTCCGCGCCGGATGTCCGGACACCGCGGGCCGTTGCCGGAAACGAAAGTGGGGCAACGGCCCGTTTTATTTTGCAAGCGCTGCCCCGGTGGTGGCGCAAACCGTTGAACGCTAATCAGGGAGTGTGTGGATGGCGAAGCAACCCGAACTCGACGATTTCCGCGTGCCGTTTTTCGACGACGGCAAGAAAAACAGCAAATTCTCGCTCGACGCTTTCGACCCCGGCGCGAAGCCGTTTTCCACCGGCTCGAAGGATTCCGACAAGGCGCGTTTGTCGGAGATCGGCGAGAAGCTCGACCAGTCGCAGGAGCGTCTGCACGCGCAGCGCAAACGTCGCGTCTTGCTGGTGCTGCAAGGCATGGACACGAGCGGCAAGGACGGCACGATACGCGCGGTGTTTCATGAAGTCGATCCGCTCGGTTTGCGCATCGTGCCGTTCAAGGCGCCGACGCCCGTCGAACTCGCGCACGACTTCCTGTGGCGCGTGCATTCGCAGGCGCCTGCCGCCGGCGAACTGACCATCTTCAACCGCAGCCATTACGAAGATCTGCTGGTGCCGACCGTGCTCGGCACGCTGGACGAGCAGGCCTTCGAGCAGCGTTGCTGCCATATCCGCCAGTTCGAGGAATTGCTCGCGTACAGCGGCACGACGATCATCAAGTGCATGCTGCACATTTCGAAGGACGAGCAGCGCGCGCGTTTGCAGGCGCGCATCGACGACCCGAGCAAGCACTGGAAATTCGACGAATCCGATCTCGACGCGCGCAAGCAGTGGGACAAATATCAGGCCGCGTATCGCGATGCGCTGGCCGTGACGTCGACCGAATACGCGCCGTGGTACGTGATTCCAGCGGATTCGAAAACGCATCGCAACGTGATGGTCGCGGAATTGCTGTTGCGCACTTTCGAAGCGTTGAAGCTCGACTATCCACCGGCCAGGGAATCGCTGAAGGGCATCAAGGTCGAGTGAGCGTGCGTGGCCACGGGGTCGAGGAATCCCGCTATTCAACCCTATCCAGAGAATCGAACATAAAAAGGAACGACATGTTGCGTGTCATCACCGCCAACCTGAACGGCATTCGC
The sequence above is a segment of the Paraburkholderia sp. D15 genome. Coding sequences within it:
- a CDS encoding PPK2 family polyphosphate kinase produces the protein MAKQPELDDFRVPFFDDGKKNSKFSLDAFDPGAKPFSTGSKDSDKARLSEIGEKLDQSQERLHAQRKRRVLLVLQGMDTSGKDGTIRAVFHEVDPLGLRIVPFKAPTPVELAHDFLWRVHSQAPAAGELTIFNRSHYEDLLVPTVLGTLDEQAFEQRCCHIRQFEELLAYSGTTIIKCMLHISKDEQRARLQARIDDPSKHWKFDESDLDARKQWDKYQAAYRDALAVTSTEYAPWYVIPADSKTHRNVMVAELLLRTFEALKLDYPPARESLKGIKVE